Proteins from a single region of Geothrix sp. PMB-07:
- a CDS encoding sugar MFS transporter — MNFRAVPVFLVFLLMGVADAMAPLSSQVSQNLKMAALMPFFVFTAFAVFSVPGGVMSARLGKKRTLLFGLTLCTAGVAVPTFFRPPLPLLLISITLLGAGTTLLQVAGNPIMRDVSPAGAYSRNLALAQGIKGVGSTASAFLVTAVTSITVFSTMGWRGAFPIFFALMVLALILVATLKIQETKAEAPSSISSSLTLLREPIFAQAVMGIFLYVGAEVCMATYLKPFMARFGMGERVAALTGPTVFFACLTLGRLVAAGLKIPASYFFRVSTGLGLAGLLCLTIGAKPLALPGVILSGLGFANIWPMLFSLTVETKPECASQLSGLMCMAISGGALLPLVMGQLGGGELSISFCVPLACFVYLSALSLMDWNVR, encoded by the coding sequence ATGAACTTCCGGGCAGTACCCGTCTTTCTTGTCTTCCTCTTGATGGGTGTGGCTGACGCGATGGCGCCCTTGTCAAGTCAAGTGTCGCAAAACCTAAAAATGGCTGCGCTAATGCCATTCTTTGTTTTCACTGCCTTCGCCGTATTCAGTGTTCCAGGGGGTGTAATGTCCGCGCGCCTTGGGAAAAAGAGGACACTCCTGTTCGGCTTGACTCTTTGCACTGCGGGTGTGGCCGTGCCGACATTCTTTCGTCCACCCCTTCCTCTTTTGTTGATATCTATTACGTTATTGGGAGCAGGAACGACGCTCCTTCAAGTGGCAGGAAATCCCATCATGCGCGATGTGAGCCCTGCGGGAGCATACAGTCGCAATCTTGCCTTGGCCCAGGGCATCAAGGGTGTAGGATCGACAGCAAGTGCTTTTCTTGTAACTGCAGTGACATCTATTACAGTTTTTTCAACCATGGGCTGGCGAGGCGCTTTTCCCATTTTTTTTGCCTTAATGGTTTTGGCGCTGATTTTGGTGGCAACCCTGAAGATACAGGAAACGAAGGCTGAGGCACCCTCAAGTATCTCTAGTTCCCTGACCCTGTTAAGAGAGCCGATCTTCGCTCAAGCGGTAATGGGCATATTTTTGTATGTTGGCGCCGAAGTCTGCATGGCGACCTATTTAAAACCGTTCATGGCGCGATTTGGAATGGGTGAAAGGGTTGCAGCGCTGACTGGTCCAACGGTGTTTTTCGCGTGCCTCACATTGGGGCGCCTAGTGGCTGCCGGTCTAAAAATTCCCGCGAGCTATTTTTTTCGAGTTAGTACCGGGCTTGGATTGGCTGGGCTATTGTGCTTAACGATTGGCGCGAAGCCCTTGGCGCTCCCTGGGGTCATCCTCAGTGGGTTGGGTTTCGCGAATATTTGGCCCATGCTCTTTAGTCTTACGGTGGAGACAAAGCCTGAATGCGCTAGTCAACTTTCTGGACTTATGTGCATGGCCATCAGTGGTGGTGCCTTACTTCCTCTTGTAATGGGACAACTGGGAGGCGGGGAGCTTTCGATTTCATTCTGTGTTCCATTGGCCTGCTTTGTATATCTCTCTGCTTTAAGCCTGATGGACTGGAATGTGAGGTGA
- a CDS encoding ROK family protein, translating into MADSRTILTLDAGGTTFSFHAIRNQQEASAPLVLPSHADDLGACLSTLVDGFNRQKQIVGGPIAAISFAFPGPADYARGIIGDLQNLPAFRGGVAVGPFLEDAFGVPVYINNDGDLFTYGEALFGILPKINELLASSGSPKCFRNLLGLTLGTGFGAGVVTEGHLLRGDNSAAAEIWCLRNKLDRNSYAEEGVSIRAIRQAYAVASGMNYEQAPDPREIAEIAAGTRPGNVGAAKDAYTRMGEVAGDAAANAVTMVDGIVVIGGGLAGASEFFLQSMVEEMNRDLASVTGRGNVPRMELKVFNLEEPTQLQTFLKGQVTTILVPGAHRRHIAYDPMKRIGVAVTRLGTARAVALGAYAYAIAELDRQNVCPAQIIS; encoded by the coding sequence ATGGCAGATTCACGCACAATTCTGACCCTGGACGCTGGCGGAACTACATTTAGTTTTCATGCCATTCGTAATCAGCAGGAAGCATCAGCCCCTCTTGTTCTCCCAAGCCATGCTGATGACCTCGGGGCCTGCCTGTCCACGCTTGTAGATGGATTCAATCGTCAGAAACAAATTGTAGGCGGCCCAATAGCGGCGATCAGCTTTGCATTTCCTGGGCCAGCTGACTATGCTCGCGGCATCATTGGTGATCTTCAAAACCTCCCTGCCTTTAGAGGTGGGGTGGCTGTTGGCCCCTTTTTGGAAGACGCTTTTGGTGTGCCAGTTTACATTAATAATGATGGAGATCTCTTCACATACGGGGAAGCCCTCTTCGGAATATTGCCGAAAATTAATGAATTGTTGGCTAGCTCTGGGAGTCCAAAGTGTTTCCGTAATCTGTTGGGTCTTACGCTCGGCACAGGATTCGGAGCCGGCGTGGTAACCGAAGGACACTTGCTTCGTGGCGATAATAGTGCGGCGGCAGAAATCTGGTGCCTCCGGAATAAATTGGATCGAAATTCTTATGCGGAGGAAGGGGTATCCATTCGTGCCATCCGGCAGGCCTACGCAGTTGCGAGTGGCATGAATTACGAACAGGCCCCCGATCCACGGGAGATCGCAGAAATTGCCGCTGGGACGAGACCCGGAAATGTTGGTGCAGCAAAGGACGCCTATACCCGTATGGGTGAAGTGGCTGGAGATGCAGCAGCGAATGCCGTGACAATGGTAGATGGGATAGTCGTTATCGGAGGTGGATTGGCCGGAGCATCTGAATTCTTTCTCCAATCCATGGTAGAGGAAATGAATCGCGACTTGGCAAGCGTCACAGGCAGGGGAAATGTTCCAAGAATGGAGCTTAAGGTATTCAACCTAGAGGAGCCTACTCAACTTCAAACCTTTTTAAAAGGCCAGGTCACAACCATTCTCGTCCCAGGGGCACACAGACGACACATTGCTTACGACCCCATGAAGCGAATCGGCGTCGCCGTGACTCGTCTCGGAACAGCGCGGGCTGTAGCTCTAGGTGCCTATGCCTATGCAATTGCAGAACTGGACCGGCAAAATGTTTGCCCCGCACAGATTATTAGCTGA
- a CDS encoding IS481 family transposase, whose translation MVKRVLEEDWTVRDAAESIGISTRRAYRWLARFKTEGPAGLLDRSSQPHRLARSHELGLVVEAVGRRRRGQAAIRIASELGVPRSTVGFWLRKARISKASDLQPKEPDNRYEHAAPGDLLHLDTKKLANFHEVGHRATGIRHHKNRDAGYQVLHVCSDDHSRACYMEVLPDEKKETTASFLQRALLHFQARGVTARKLLTDNGSPYRSKAFKAMREAFGLTHSRTRPYRPRTNGKAERFIQTALREWAYGPTWQNSDERNQALGAWLHFYNHHRPHKALGGQPPVTRLVNLVGTDI comes from the coding sequence ATGGTGAAGCGCGTTCTGGAGGAGGACTGGACGGTCCGGGATGCGGCTGAATCCATAGGAATCAGCACGCGCAGGGCCTACCGATGGCTCGCTCGGTTCAAAACAGAGGGTCCGGCCGGACTCCTGGATCGCTCCAGCCAGCCGCATCGCCTGGCGCGAAGCCACGAGCTTGGCCTCGTCGTCGAGGCCGTAGGTCGAAGGCGGCGGGGCCAGGCGGCGATCCGGATTGCCTCGGAACTGGGCGTGCCCCGTTCCACCGTGGGCTTCTGGCTCCGCAAGGCGCGCATCTCCAAGGCTTCGGACCTCCAGCCCAAGGAACCCGACAACCGCTACGAACACGCGGCCCCCGGCGACCTCCTCCACCTGGACACCAAGAAGCTCGCCAACTTCCACGAAGTGGGCCACCGCGCCACAGGCATCCGCCACCACAAGAACCGCGATGCGGGCTACCAGGTGCTCCATGTCTGCTCGGACGACCACTCGCGGGCCTGCTACATGGAAGTGCTCCCGGACGAGAAGAAGGAGACCACTGCCTCATTCCTCCAGAGGGCGCTGTTGCACTTCCAGGCCCGGGGCGTCACCGCCCGCAAGCTGCTGACCGACAACGGCTCGCCCTACCGGTCCAAGGCGTTCAAGGCCATGCGCGAAGCCTTCGGCCTCACGCACAGCCGCACCCGCCCCTACCGCCCACGGACCAACGGCAAGGCCGAGCGGTTCATCCAGACGGCCCTGCGAGAGTGGGCCTACGGTCCCACCTGGCAGAACTCAGACGAAAGAAACCAGGCGCTCGGCGCCTGGCTCCACTTCTACAATCACCACAGGCCCCACAAGGCCTTAGGTGGTCAGCCCCCGGTTACCCGGCTGGTCAACCTCGTTGGCACCGACATCTAG
- a CDS encoding IS3 family transposase (programmed frameshift), producing MPRKGHSEEQIVFALKQAENGAKIPDICRKLGISDQTFYRWKHQFEGLGVSELRELRQLRDENARLKRLVADLSLDKHILQEVLSKKVLKAAVRRSLVDWIQKGYGFSERRACGLVSICRTSVRYRHRRDSQIPLRMRLKELAAARVRFGYRRLTVLLRREGWHVNAKRVYRIYKEEGLMIRTKLRKKIARRRPLIVERAKAPNQRWSMDFVAARLDDGRPFRILTVVDQFTRECVAIRGKPRLNGSDVADVLDLAVRERGKPTSITVDNGSEFAGKVMDAWADARGVHLAFIRPGKPTENAFIESFNGRLRDECLNTEIFRSMAEIRGKLAAWRYDYNHRRPHSALDDQTPAQFAAQNPAPAGEGPPRGAGLLLPDSPGLCEGVS from the exons ATGCCAAGGAAGGGACATAGCGAGGAGCAGATCGTCTTCGCGTTGAAGCAGGCGGAGAACGGGGCAAAGATCCCTGACATCTGCCGGAAGTTGGGAATTTCAGACCAGACCTTCTACCGGTGGAAGCACCAGTTCGAGGGGCTCGGGGTCTCTGAGCTGCGGGAACTCCGGCAGCTTCGGGACGAGAATGCCCGGCTGAAGCGCCTGGTCGCGGACCTGAGCCTGGACAAGCACATCCTGCAGGAAGTGCTTTCAAAAAAAGTCT TGAAGGCCGCGGTGCGACGTTCGCTGGTGGACTGGATCCAAAAGGGCTATGGGTTCAGTGAGCGTCGCGCCTGCGGCCTTGTGAGCATCTGCCGGACAAGCGTCCGGTATAGGCACAGGCGGGACTCGCAAATCCCTTTACGAATGCGGTTGAAGGAACTGGCGGCAGCCCGAGTGCGGTTCGGCTATCGGCGTCTGACGGTGTTACTGCGGCGGGAGGGGTGGCACGTGAATGCGAAACGGGTCTATCGGATCTACAAGGAGGAGGGGCTGATGATCCGCACCAAACTGCGGAAGAAAATCGCACGGAGAAGGCCACTCATCGTAGAACGGGCCAAGGCCCCGAATCAGCGCTGGAGTATGGATTTCGTGGCGGCCCGACTTGATGATGGGAGACCCTTCCGGATCCTGACGGTAGTCGACCAGTTCACGAGGGAATGCGTGGCGATCCGGGGCAAGCCCAGGTTGAATGGCAGCGATGTGGCTGATGTCCTGGACTTGGCGGTTCGGGAGCGGGGCAAGCCCACATCGATCACTGTGGACAACGGAAGCGAATTCGCTGGGAAGGTGATGGACGCCTGGGCAGATGCCAGGGGCGTGCACCTGGCCTTCATCCGGCCAGGGAAGCCCACGGAGAACGCCTTCATTGAGAGCTTCAACGGCAGGTTGAGGGATGAGTGCCTGAACACGGAGATATTCCGGTCCATGGCAGAAATCAGGGGCAAGCTGGCCGCCTGGCGCTACGACTACAACCACCGCAGGCCACACAGCGCACTGGACGACCAGACACCGGCCCAGTTCGCAGCCCAGAATCCCGCGCCCGCAGGAGAAGGCCCGCCCCGAGGGGCGGGCCTTCTCCTGCCTGATTCACCTGGTTTGTGTGAGGGCGTATCCTGA
- a CDS encoding TonB-dependent receptor produces MNTKRFLSGLAMLLAGGASLSAQVMSGAISGTVVDEQNRPISGVTIRISSSTLIASRTVVSDSKGQYRIPLLPPGNYSLVFNRTDYLTIGATNLRIGQDSTLVQNITLKKIPEAQALVAVEGTAPGVIAKSETTTGTSIGSDRLIALPTGNRDYGGVADMSVGIVSGRGGGYSVRGGTTNSTNFRKNGVDVVDPVSNSVSLTTVVPDNIEDLQVVLSPLHPRNGRALGGSINVTTKSGGNTFTGSVRSSLWSSAWSARNVNEQFGSVENLNRNYQVVIGGPIIKDMLWFNVASIFKPLDRFPGTVPDQGLNLNTYSRPARSTIPVLDQWILAGPGNGFYWAGDPRSGGITQGAPYVGTADQRYLEYKLTYSPHADHTVEVNVTDDRESFTNTVGRPNYVLALRQLGDQMDTWKARGINYRGFFGSNTSLQVTYESQNSVIAWPLGDTGGGGTGEAVYMVFDKPAGPLISYQRYATMGTGYNPIPEERGSSNGRIELKRIFEFSGTHDVDLGIDYYRARRFTGDQGGGRNLLVNSVGGGFRNPVTGEWLFAAVNWQGAKGYGQSNSGNSGIAPVIFQWVGKDGVSTNQNSAIYLADQWTISPKLNLFLSWRHDMFKVIDTDGAQLARSSAPSPRIQIRWDVKGDSLHLLDMSFARFNSDINIGFTDFFIKKANALSVLRGWNKQSVGLPGLSGDPSLLNQAAAWVPTSALVDPSNYGPAYSVSDNSRQNQIRGTLTAPYVYQLELGYRRSFDDRSWFRLGLVYRDYRNFWAIDHDLNDTNYIDLPNPLNPAGPASRQVQTYIYNTDIFKRVYHGIEVEWEKRLNSVLTFQGNYGWSRLVGNNDGGDSSGGTYMDNSAQGLLYNRSIKRDMGLTPQDYSPTGPLLNNVEHRARLVLLAIQPMGIGRITYALALKYNSGSNWSAAAAAPYDWSKATFTPAVATTNEKTYTQYWSDRGAYRENDYYRLDLKISWEVPISIKTTRFIGDLMVDNVTNRQVRYGYYHGFNNGDNGNSTLWLSDTRFGSAPKAQGSYFYDSPRSLSFSIGLKF; encoded by the coding sequence ATGAATACCAAGCGATTTTTAAGCGGCCTTGCCATGCTGTTGGCAGGAGGTGCCTCACTCTCCGCTCAGGTTATGTCAGGTGCCATTTCTGGGACCGTTGTGGATGAACAGAACCGTCCAATTTCCGGGGTCACGATTCGGATCTCCAGCTCAACCTTAATCGCGTCGCGCACCGTTGTGTCCGATTCAAAGGGCCAATACCGCATACCGCTCCTACCACCAGGGAATTATTCCTTGGTATTCAATAGGACCGACTACCTGACCATAGGTGCCACAAACTTAAGGATCGGCCAGGATTCGACTCTGGTTCAAAACATCACACTCAAGAAGATCCCTGAGGCACAAGCTCTAGTCGCCGTTGAAGGCACTGCTCCAGGCGTGATTGCCAAGAGCGAAACGACCACCGGTACCAGCATCGGCAGCGATCGCCTGATCGCTCTTCCCACCGGGAACCGTGACTATGGTGGTGTAGCCGACATGTCGGTGGGCATCGTGTCGGGGCGAGGTGGCGGATACTCGGTCCGCGGCGGTACCACCAACAGCACCAACTTCCGAAAAAATGGAGTAGATGTTGTCGATCCTGTCTCGAACTCGGTCTCTCTAACCACAGTGGTTCCAGATAACATCGAGGATCTTCAGGTCGTGCTCTCTCCCCTTCACCCTCGAAACGGTAGGGCGCTTGGTGGCTCGATCAATGTGACAACCAAGAGTGGAGGCAACACATTTACAGGCAGCGTTCGCAGCAGTCTGTGGTCCAGCGCATGGAGTGCGCGGAACGTGAATGAACAGTTCGGCTCAGTGGAAAACCTCAACAGGAATTATCAGGTCGTTATTGGCGGGCCAATCATCAAGGACATGCTCTGGTTCAATGTAGCCAGCATTTTCAAACCCTTAGACAGGTTCCCAGGAACCGTCCCTGACCAAGGATTAAACCTTAACACCTATAGTCGGCCAGCTCGGTCGACCATTCCCGTCCTCGATCAGTGGATCCTGGCCGGCCCGGGCAATGGCTTCTACTGGGCGGGCGATCCGCGGTCCGGTGGGATCACACAGGGCGCGCCGTATGTAGGGACTGCTGATCAAAGATACCTCGAGTACAAATTGACGTACAGTCCCCATGCTGACCACACAGTGGAAGTGAACGTTACTGATGATCGCGAGAGCTTTACCAATACAGTTGGAAGGCCCAATTACGTGCTGGCCCTTCGGCAATTGGGGGACCAGATGGATACCTGGAAGGCCAGGGGTATTAACTACCGCGGATTCTTTGGAAGTAATACATCCCTTCAGGTCACCTATGAGTCCCAGAATTCCGTCATTGCGTGGCCATTAGGTGACACTGGTGGGGGTGGAACGGGCGAAGCGGTATATATGGTCTTCGACAAGCCCGCGGGTCCCCTGATTTCCTATCAGCGCTACGCCACCATGGGTACGGGCTACAACCCCATCCCTGAAGAACGTGGGTCATCAAATGGCCGCATTGAATTGAAGCGTATTTTCGAGTTTTCTGGTACCCACGATGTGGATCTTGGCATCGACTACTATAGGGCGCGCCGCTTTACGGGTGATCAGGGCGGGGGAAGAAATCTGCTTGTCAACAGTGTTGGGGGCGGTTTCCGCAACCCGGTCACAGGTGAGTGGCTTTTTGCCGCCGTGAATTGGCAAGGAGCTAAAGGCTATGGCCAAAGCAACTCAGGAAACAGTGGCATCGCACCTGTGATTTTCCAATGGGTCGGGAAAGACGGTGTCTCAACCAATCAGAACAGTGCTATTTACTTGGCAGACCAATGGACAATCAGCCCCAAGCTGAACCTCTTCTTAAGTTGGCGCCATGACATGTTCAAGGTGATCGACACAGACGGTGCACAACTTGCTAGATCTTCTGCACCCAGCCCGCGAATCCAGATTCGCTGGGATGTCAAGGGGGATTCCCTTCACCTGCTCGACATGAGTTTCGCCCGCTTCAATAGCGACATCAACATTGGATTCACAGACTTTTTCATTAAAAAGGCCAATGCTCTGTCTGTGCTGCGAGGTTGGAACAAGCAATCTGTGGGGTTGCCAGGACTGAGTGGTGATCCTAGTTTGCTTAACCAAGCCGCGGCCTGGGTGCCGACTTCAGCACTTGTAGACCCTTCCAACTATGGCCCAGCCTATAGTGTCAGTGATAACTCGCGCCAAAACCAAATTCGAGGCACTTTAACAGCCCCTTATGTCTACCAGCTTGAATTGGGCTACCGGCGATCATTCGATGACCGAAGTTGGTTCAGGTTGGGCTTAGTCTACCGGGATTACCGTAATTTCTGGGCAATCGATCACGACCTCAACGACACCAACTACATTGATCTACCCAACCCACTTAATCCTGCTGGACCTGCTTCTCGCCAAGTTCAGACCTATATCTACAATACCGACATATTCAAAAGAGTCTACCACGGTATTGAGGTTGAATGGGAGAAACGCTTAAACAGTGTCCTCACCTTCCAGGGCAACTACGGCTGGAGTCGTCTTGTCGGCAACAATGACGGCGGTGACTCATCCGGCGGTACATACATGGATAATAGCGCCCAGGGCCTGCTCTACAACCGTAGCATCAAACGCGACATGGGTCTTACCCCTCAGGATTACTCCCCTACTGGCCCACTGCTCAACAACGTTGAGCATCGAGCCCGTCTAGTGCTTCTGGCGATCCAGCCCATGGGGATTGGTCGGATAACCTACGCATTAGCATTGAAATACAACAGTGGTAGCAATTGGTCGGCTGCTGCTGCCGCTCCCTACGACTGGAGTAAGGCTACTTTCACGCCTGCTGTCGCAACCACCAATGAAAAGACCTACACCCAGTACTGGTCCGACCGTGGGGCCTACCGCGAGAACGATTACTACCGCTTGGACCTAAAGATCTCCTGGGAAGTTCCCATTTCCATCAAGACCACCCGTTTCATTGGTGATTTGATGGTGGACAACGTTACAAACCGACAGGTGCGCTATGGCTATTACCATGGCTTTAACAATGGAGATAACGGCAACAGTACCCTATGGCTGAGCGATACTCGTTTCGGGTCAGCGCCTAAGGCCCAGGGTAGCTACTTCTACGATTCTCCCCGCTCCTTGAGCTTCAGCATTGGCCTGAAGTTCTGA